In Halobaculum rubrum, the following are encoded in one genomic region:
- a CDS encoding helix-turn-helix transcriptional regulator — MNRRRADTVAGGVVAAVLIVGGVLSWQAYQQQRAFERMGSMMDTSMGAVHGTNPLWYVLVTLLASAVIGGGYLAIRDELGGTDAPDRSRTDVADQTDPVSAESPDEAPRSAADLDPGVQPRSRVLDLLPDDERRILEPVVSSPGITQIELRDRSDFSKSKVSQTVSALEKRGLLYRERQGRTYRIYPSDDLQRKQAN; from the coding sequence ATGAACCGACGGCGAGCCGATACAGTCGCCGGTGGCGTGGTCGCCGCCGTCCTCATCGTCGGCGGTGTGCTCAGTTGGCAGGCATACCAGCAACAGCGGGCCTTCGAGCGGATGGGATCGATGATGGATACGTCGATGGGCGCGGTTCACGGAACGAATCCCCTCTGGTACGTTCTCGTAACCCTCCTCGCCTCGGCTGTCATCGGTGGGGGGTATCTCGCGATTCGTGACGAACTCGGTGGCACGGACGCCCCCGACCGCTCACGAACCGACGTTGCGGATCAAACCGACCCTGTGAGTGCCGAATCGCCGGACGAGGCTCCCCGATCAGCGGCGGATCTCGATCCGGGGGTCCAGCCACGCTCTCGCGTATTGGACCTCCTGCCGGACGACGAGCGCCGGATCCTCGAACCGGTCGTCTCCTCGCCCGGCATCACTCAGATCGAACTCAGGGATCGCTCGGACTTCTCGAAGAGCAAGGTCAGTCAGACGGTGAGCGCTCTCGAGAAGCGTGGCCTCCTGTACCGCGAGCGCCAAGGGCGGACGTATCGCATCTATCCGAGCGACGACCTACAGCGGAAACAGGCGAACTAG
- a CDS encoding permease: MQATMIGDVLEALRIGLGFLWTAAWAIVMGLTITSLVQVYVSKERMARELGDGDLSGLATATAFGAASSGCSFGAVAIGKGLFKKGAHAVNFLAFMFASTNLIVELGLMILVLLGWEFLVAELLGGLVLIAVMAVIVHLTLPETLFDEVRETLNERDRESGVSVDPTCGMEGNDEYTLTTDGGETLTFCSEGCMETYLQETSSRGGWREELLSWGGWYKIGNQYRKEWSMIWTDVIAGFLISGFVIVFVPQWVWNSLFVQGDGLLVTAENAIMGVIIAVLSFVGSMGNVPFAVALWGGGISFAGVIAFVYADLITVPVLNVYRKYYGWKVMLYILGVFFVTMAFTGFLMELLFDALDIVPDLAGGETATEQTYFELNYTFYLNLIAFALSGFLLYVYRRGLGAPGQYRDPVCGMRTDDSGPSLTHEGETYYFCSDRCKRSFETRPSEFAHRDPQLSGTGESQDHEHH; encoded by the coding sequence ATGCAGGCGACGATGATCGGGGACGTCCTCGAAGCCCTCCGGATCGGTCTCGGATTTCTCTGGACGGCGGCGTGGGCGATCGTCATGGGACTCACGATCACGAGTCTGGTCCAGGTGTACGTCTCCAAGGAGCGAATGGCCCGGGAACTGGGCGACGGCGACCTGAGCGGCCTCGCCACGGCGACCGCGTTCGGAGCGGCGAGCAGTGGCTGTAGTTTCGGAGCCGTCGCCATCGGAAAAGGACTGTTCAAGAAGGGTGCGCACGCGGTGAACTTCCTCGCGTTCATGTTCGCCTCGACGAACCTCATCGTCGAACTCGGTCTGATGATCCTCGTCCTCCTGGGGTGGGAGTTCCTCGTCGCCGAGCTGTTGGGCGGTCTCGTCCTCATCGCCGTCATGGCGGTCATCGTTCACCTGACGCTCCCCGAGACCCTGTTCGACGAGGTCCGGGAGACGCTCAACGAGCGCGACCGCGAATCGGGTGTCTCTGTGGACCCCACCTGTGGAATGGAGGGCAACGACGAGTACACACTCACGACTGACGGCGGTGAAACACTGACATTCTGCTCGGAGGGGTGTATGGAGACGTACCTACAGGAGACGTCGAGTCGTGGCGGGTGGCGCGAGGAACTGCTGTCATGGGGTGGCTGGTACAAGATCGGGAACCAGTATCGCAAGGAGTGGTCGATGATCTGGACGGACGTCATCGCGGGCTTTCTCATCTCCGGGTTCGTCATCGTCTTCGTCCCGCAGTGGGTCTGGAACTCCCTGTTCGTTCAGGGCGACGGCCTGCTCGTCACCGCCGAAAACGCGATTATGGGCGTCATTATCGCCGTTCTCAGTTTCGTCGGCAGTATGGGAAACGTCCCGTTCGCCGTCGCGCTCTGGGGTGGCGGCATCAGCTTCGCGGGCGTCATCGCGTTCGTCTACGCCGACCTCATCACGGTTCCCGTCTTGAACGTCTACCGGAAGTACTACGGCTGGAAGGTCATGCTGTACATCCTCGGCGTCTTCTTCGTGACGATGGCGTTCACCGGCTTCCTGATGGAGCTACTGTTCGACGCGCTCGACATCGTCCCGGACCTAGCCGGTGGTGAGACAGCGACCGAACAGACGTACTTCGAACTCAACTATACGTTCTACCTCAACCTCATCGCCTTCGCGCTCTCCGGCTTCCTTCTCTACGTGTATCGCCGTGGTCTCGGTGCCCCCGGGCAGTACCGTGACCCCGTCTGTGGGATGCGGACCGACGATAGCGGGCCGAGTCTCACGCACGAGGGCGAGACGTACTACTTCTGTTCGGATCGATGCAAGCGGTCGTTCGAGACCCGTCCCTCCGAATTTGCACATCGGGACCCACAGCTCTCAGGGACGGGAGAGTCCCAGGACCATGAGCATCATTGA
- a CDS encoding globin-coupled sensor protein: MNDRLDVTELLDDIGLDAEEIGWRKQFLGFDTEDERRLSRYEDAFAENADRIADDFYENLTDHEQTIDVISRSDKGLEELKRTQSAYLVTLAGGDYGSEYFTDRARIGKIHDMLEMPMKHYLGQYGVYYDLILPIIGDRLADSLTDRLSGAVSGADPSGSDGVGDAVEAAIEEEVDDAIEDLLSVLRIINLDMQVVTDTYIHSYSEKLSEEVEKNQQLMSEVEGEVRGPIGELRASADDVADSAATVGDASEEQSQRVNEISSEVANLSATVEEVASTADEVEQTSSRAEAMADDGRAAADDAAVAMDDIGEAVDEVADDVEALQDRATEIETFVDAINGIADQTNLLALNASIEAARAGEAGSGFGVVADEIKSLAGESQQHASDIESMVDGIQTDTEDTVESLSETTERVHEGSERVGDATESLTAIAEAVTETADGIDQVAKVTDEQAAAAEEIAATIDDVVEQSNRVTDEMQELAAESERQAEMVEEVDHVVRRLGADDEAAGAAGGNAGAVTMSRTDGGRSLPAGLPEGMPDFVIDQLSDERLRAIAAGELEMDDLR; encoded by the coding sequence TTGAACGACAGACTCGATGTCACCGAACTGCTCGACGACATCGGACTGGACGCCGAGGAGATCGGATGGCGAAAGCAGTTCCTCGGATTCGACACGGAAGACGAGCGACGGCTCAGCCGGTACGAGGACGCGTTCGCGGAGAACGCCGACCGGATCGCGGACGATTTCTACGAGAACCTCACCGATCACGAGCAGACCATCGACGTGATAAGCCGCTCGGATAAGGGGCTCGAGGAGCTCAAACGAACGCAGTCGGCGTACCTCGTGACGCTTGCGGGCGGCGACTACGGCTCGGAGTACTTCACGGACCGCGCGCGGATCGGGAAGATCCACGACATGCTGGAGATGCCGATGAAGCACTACCTCGGCCAGTACGGCGTGTACTACGATCTCATCCTCCCGATCATCGGCGACCGGCTCGCCGACTCGCTCACGGACCGACTGTCGGGGGCGGTGAGTGGGGCGGATCCGAGCGGATCGGACGGCGTCGGCGACGCCGTCGAAGCGGCGATCGAGGAGGAGGTCGACGACGCGATCGAGGACCTCCTCTCCGTTCTCCGGATAATCAACCTCGATATGCAGGTCGTCACGGACACGTACATCCACTCGTACAGCGAGAAGCTCTCCGAGGAGGTCGAGAAGAACCAGCAGCTGATGTCCGAGGTCGAAGGCGAGGTCCGCGGCCCGATCGGCGAACTCCGCGCCTCGGCCGACGACGTCGCCGACAGCGCCGCGACGGTCGGCGACGCATCCGAAGAGCAGTCACAGCGGGTCAACGAGATCTCCTCGGAGGTGGCAAACCTCTCGGCGACGGTCGAGGAGGTGGCATCGACCGCCGACGAGGTGGAACAGACGAGCAGCCGGGCGGAGGCGATGGCCGACGACGGGCGGGCGGCCGCCGACGACGCCGCGGTGGCGATGGACGACATCGGCGAAGCCGTCGACGAGGTGGCCGACGACGTCGAGGCGCTCCAGGACCGTGCTACGGAGATCGAGACGTTCGTCGACGCTATCAACGGGATCGCCGACCAGACGAACCTGCTCGCGTTGAACGCCTCGATCGAGGCGGCGCGGGCGGGCGAAGCCGGGTCGGGCTTCGGCGTCGTCGCCGACGAGATCAAATCGCTCGCGGGCGAGTCACAGCAACACGCGAGCGACATCGAGTCGATGGTCGACGGGATCCAGACTGACACCGAAGACACGGTCGAAAGCCTCTCGGAGACCACCGAGCGGGTTCACGAGGGAAGCGAGCGCGTCGGCGACGCGACCGAGAGTCTCACCGCGATCGCCGAGGCGGTGACGGAGACGGCGGACGGTATCGACCAGGTCGCCAAGGTAACCGACGAACAGGCCGCAGCCGCCGAGGAGATCGCCGCCACGATCGACGACGTTGTCGAGCAGTCCAACCGGGTCACCGACGAGATGCAGGAGTTGGCCGCGGAAAGCGAGCGTCAAGCCGAGATGGTCGAGGAAGTGGACCACGTCGTGCGCCGGCTGGGCGCGGACGACGAGGCCGCAGGTGCGGCCGGCGGGAACGCCGGCGCGGTCACGATGTCGCGGACGGACGGCGGGCGCTCGCTGCCGGCGGGCCTCCCCGAGGGGATGCCCGACTTCGTGATCGATCAGCTCTCCGACGAGCGGCTCCGGGCGATCGCGGCCGGCGAACTGGAGATGGACGACCTACGGTGA
- a CDS encoding cupin domain-containing protein, giving the protein MGYHLHDPEELDQWDDRPTDVRSLSVAAGYDYQDSKLGLRVYELAPGEQSGLSYHYHDEQVEAFYVLEGTLHVETPEREYVVEPDQVFFVDPGSPQRAFNPETADSSTRVLAIGAPSVDDAQSYEPTEDD; this is encoded by the coding sequence ATGGGATACCACCTCCACGACCCCGAGGAACTCGACCAGTGGGATGACAGACCGACGGATGTCCGATCGCTCAGTGTCGCGGCAGGGTACGACTATCAGGACTCGAAGCTCGGCCTCCGAGTGTACGAACTTGCACCCGGCGAGCAGTCCGGGCTGAGCTACCACTATCACGACGAACAGGTCGAGGCGTTCTACGTCCTCGAGGGGACACTACACGTCGAAACGCCGGAACGGGAGTACGTTGTCGAACCCGACCAGGTGTTCTTCGTCGATCCCGGGAGCCCCCAGCGGGCGTTCAACCCCGAAACGGCCGATTCATCGACACGGGTTCTGGCTATCGGGGCGCCCTCGGTTGACGACGCACAGTCGTACGAACCGACCGAGGACGACTGA
- a CDS encoding aldo/keto reductase, which translates to METRPLGKTGHDSTVMTFGAIALNWLEQEGANQMVEHVLEYGVNHFDVAPTYGDAELKLGPKLRQHREEIFLGCKTGKRDYEGAWKRLEQSLDRLGVEKIDLYQVHGLEYDEELDEITGDGGALEAFREAKAEGLIDHIGLTSHSRPNLILDAIDRIDDLESVMFPLNPVVAGKDDDTHDYEAVLRRANEENIGTLGIKAFAAGSWPDTDDVPERDRPFCNWYRPVCSPDEIRDRFDFAASQGLTSVVSAGDPKLVTMILEAAADYDGLDEAAQRSLIEAARHDDSPVPEQLHH; encoded by the coding sequence ATGGAGACACGTCCGCTCGGCAAGACCGGTCACGACAGCACCGTCATGACGTTCGGGGCGATCGCGCTCAACTGGCTCGAACAGGAGGGCGCAAACCAGATGGTCGAGCACGTCCTCGAGTACGGCGTCAACCACTTCGACGTGGCTCCGACGTACGGTGATGCGGAGCTGAAGCTCGGTCCCAAGCTCCGTCAGCACCGCGAGGAGATCTTCCTCGGGTGTAAGACCGGGAAACGCGACTACGAAGGCGCGTGGAAGCGGCTCGAACAGTCGCTCGATCGTCTCGGCGTCGAGAAGATCGACCTCTATCAGGTCCACGGGCTCGAATACGACGAGGAACTCGACGAGATCACTGGTGACGGCGGCGCACTGGAAGCCTTCCGCGAGGCCAAAGCGGAGGGTCTGATCGACCACATTGGCCTGACGAGCCACAGCCGGCCGAATCTCATCCTCGATGCTATCGACCGCATCGACGATCTGGAATCGGTGATGTTCCCGCTCAATCCCGTGGTCGCCGGGAAGGACGACGATACACACGACTACGAGGCCGTCCTCCGGCGGGCCAACGAAGAGAACATCGGCACGCTGGGCATCAAAGCCTTCGCCGCAGGATCGTGGCCCGACACGGACGACGTACCCGAGCGAGACCGTCCCTTCTGTAACTGGTACCGGCCGGTCTGTTCGCCCGACGAGATCCGCGATCGGTTCGACTTCGCGGCCTCGCAGGGGCTAACCAGCGTCGTCAGTGCCGGTGACCCCAAACTGGTAACGATGATCCTCGAAGCTGCCGCCGACTACGACGGCTTAGACGAGGCCGCTCAGCGGTCGCTGATCGAGGCCGCACGGCACGACGACAGTCCAGTCCCCGAACAACTCCACCACTGA
- a CDS encoding class I SAM-dependent methyltransferase, producing the protein MDVPRTVTVALADRPVEGSRCLEAGAGVGSTTAGLLDAGANRVYAITNDRGHAQSTRERVGPERGQSAAANGKRSGADDRLAVLEADLRAIPLPDESVDLITAHGLCNVLDPPALSRIVDELHRVAAPGSHLIVDDYDPLPDDAAVRDLFAVENAASELATGRSALTFYPSSFLRDLFVGEGWAFDRERTLLDPVPWTASHLSAHADAAASFAVNCPDDVGELLAANADRLAAEIDTESAGRMYSLAFRVPTGQSRRRQGRP; encoded by the coding sequence ATGGACGTTCCTCGTACGGTCACCGTTGCGCTCGCCGACCGGCCCGTCGAGGGCTCGCGCTGTCTGGAGGCCGGTGCTGGCGTCGGGTCGACGACCGCGGGTCTGCTTGACGCGGGCGCGAATCGCGTCTACGCGATCACGAACGACCGCGGGCACGCACAGTCGACCCGGGAACGGGTCGGACCCGAACGTGGACAGTCGGCTGCGGCCAACGGGAAGCGATCCGGGGCGGACGACCGACTGGCCGTCCTCGAGGCCGACCTCCGTGCGATCCCGTTACCCGACGAGTCGGTCGACCTGATCACCGCGCACGGGCTCTGTAACGTCCTCGACCCGCCAGCGCTGTCAAGGATCGTCGACGAACTCCACCGCGTGGCAGCCCCCGGATCGCATCTCATCGTCGACGACTACGATCCGCTCCCCGACGACGCCGCGGTCCGTGACCTGTTCGCCGTCGAAAACGCCGCGTCCGAACTGGCGACCGGTCGTTCCGCGCTGACGTTCTATCCGTCGTCGTTCCTCCGGGATCTGTTTGTGGGCGAGGGATGGGCCTTCGATCGCGAGCGAACGCTGCTCGATCCGGTCCCCTGGACCGCGAGTCACCTCTCGGCCCACGCCGACGCCGCCGCCTCGTTCGCCGTCAACTGCCCCGACGACGTCGGGGAGTTGCTTGCCGCGAACGCCGACCGCCTCGCTGCCGAGATCGACACCGAGTCGGCCGGACGGATGTACAGCCTCGCCTTCCGGGTGCCGACCGGACAGTCCCGTCGTAGACAGGGCCGACCGTGA
- a CDS encoding RNA-guided endonuclease InsQ/TnpB family protein, whose translation MQRSVSTTVRVKLHSLTNRKADLLVREYEAFQTEVHGGNADLYSATDRQASKVQRQKDPNPDTEQPVVLRNDVFDVTCDEDTVLSSWWMKVPVYDPERGQGNSIWCPAHIPKKDEQLVREGDIRDSELVRRDGDWYVHLVVKRSVTVQDEYDDVLAIDMGARWVATCAFLSDRKTTFYGEEVRRIREHYKQLRKSIGKAKPRQGQQVVERIGDAEARKVDDRLHKIARSVVEDAEERNAVIVVGDLGGIRKDNDKGRYVNDKTHKMPFARLLNYIEYKAHDAGIDVQLVEEYDTSKTCNRCACEGVRETQGRFECPECGLDDNADKNGALNIGKRALGKFSKPLSEAGAVLAQPETQVIVPCDDEPANLPLRVDLTPSGGTPRL comes from the coding sequence ATGCAACGGAGCGTCTCAACCACGGTGCGGGTCAAACTCCACTCGCTGACCAACAGGAAGGCTGACCTACTCGTCCGTGAGTACGAGGCGTTCCAGACCGAGGTACACGGCGGAAACGCCGACCTGTACTCTGCGACCGACCGGCAGGCGTCGAAAGTTCAGCGACAAAAAGACCCGAACCCCGACACCGAACAACCCGTCGTCCTCCGCAACGACGTGTTCGACGTGACCTGCGACGAGGATACCGTTCTCTCGTCGTGGTGGATGAAAGTCCCCGTCTACGACCCCGAGCGGGGACAGGGCAACTCCATCTGGTGTCCCGCGCACATCCCGAAAAAAGACGAACAACTTGTCCGTGAGGGCGACATTCGGGACAGCGAGCTGGTGCGTCGTGACGGTGACTGGTACGTCCACCTCGTCGTCAAACGGTCTGTGACTGTCCAAGACGAGTACGACGACGTGCTGGCTATCGACATGGGCGCACGCTGGGTCGCTACCTGTGCGTTCCTTTCCGACCGCAAAACCACGTTCTACGGCGAGGAAGTTCGTCGCATCCGCGAACACTACAAGCAACTGCGGAAGTCCATCGGGAAGGCGAAACCTCGACAGGGACAGCAGGTGGTCGAGCGGATCGGTGACGCGGAAGCACGGAAGGTGGACGACCGCCTCCATAAGATTGCTCGTTCCGTCGTTGAAGATGCTGAAGAACGGAACGCGGTTATCGTCGTGGGCGATCTCGGTGGGATTCGCAAGGACAACGACAAAGGGCGGTACGTCAACGACAAGACCCACAAGATGCCGTTCGCCCGCCTGCTGAACTACATCGAGTACAAGGCCCACGACGCGGGCATCGACGTACAGTTAGTTGAGGAATACGACACATCGAAGACGTGTAACCGCTGTGCCTGCGAAGGTGTCCGTGAGACGCAGGGACGCTTCGAATGTCCCGAATGTGGACTTGACGACAACGCAGACAAGAACGGTGCGCTGAACATCGGCAAACGAGCCTTGGGCAAGTTCTCGAAACCGCTGTCCGAGGCGGGGGCTGTACTGGCACAGCCCGAAACGCAGGTCATCGTCCCCTGTGACGACGAACCTGCGAACCTCCCGCTACGTGTGGATTTAACCCCCAGTGGGGGAACCCCACGGCTTTAG
- the tnpA gene encoding IS200/IS605 family transposase, protein MPRGFDRERTNVHKLQYHFIWCPKYRKSVLEGEVRDRLEELIEDKADELDLEILELAIRPDHVHLFITGDPTLAPNKIMQQVKGYSSRQLRDEFDFGLPSLWTRSYFVSSAGDVSSEVIEEYIDAQAGE, encoded by the coding sequence ATGCCTCGTGGGTTCGACAGGGAACGTACCAACGTCCACAAACTCCAGTACCACTTCATCTGGTGCCCGAAGTACCGTAAATCGGTGCTTGAGGGAGAGGTACGTGATCGCCTCGAAGAACTCATCGAGGACAAGGCCGACGAACTCGACCTCGAAATCTTGGAGTTGGCGATTCGACCCGACCACGTACACTTGTTCATCACGGGCGACCCGACGCTCGCCCCAAACAAGATAATGCAACAAGTCAAGGGCTACTCCTCGCGCCAGCTCCGTGACGAGTTTGATTTCGGCCTGCCGTCGCTGTGGACACGCTCGTACTTCGTCTCAAGTGCGGGCGACGTATCCAGCGAAGTCATCGAGGAGTACATCGACGCCCAAGCAGGTGAGTAG
- a CDS encoding type II toxin-antitoxin system HicB family antitoxin translates to MSTDTAGNGDPPVPERISLTSAENGDGWVARDEDTGIVSQGSTCASALENLDEAVAGYHGTGTEPTSEDLAELGIDPDANTSDSLSDSELFE, encoded by the coding sequence ATGAGCACCGATACGGCCGGGAATGGTGATCCGCCGGTACCGGAGCGGATTTCGCTCACATCGGCCGAAAACGGCGATGGCTGGGTCGCTCGAGATGAGGATACGGGTATTGTCTCACAAGGGTCGACATGCGCGAGCGCACTCGAAAATCTCGATGAGGCCGTCGCAGGGTATCACGGCACGGGAACTGAACCAACGTCCGAAGACCTCGCTGAGCTTGGAATCGACCCGGATGCGAATACGAGCGATTCGCTCAGCGACTCCGAGCTGTTCGAGTAA
- a CDS encoding type II toxin-antitoxin system HicA family toxin, translating into MVNSGIFEWVRTNGDHAILRWEPLGDHSTDARTVPVPLHDECDTGTLRAIAEQAGARDFTEFCDWIDRTS; encoded by the coding sequence ATGGTCAATAGCGGGATTTTCGAGTGGGTTCGAACGAACGGCGACCATGCGATCCTTCGGTGGGAACCGCTAGGCGATCACAGTACCGATGCGCGAACCGTCCCCGTGCCGCTGCACGATGAATGTGACACCGGGACACTCCGTGCGATCGCTGAGCAGGCTGGTGCACGAGACTTCACCGAATTCTGCGACTGGATCGATCGAACCTCGTGA
- a CDS encoding PQQ-binding-like beta-propeller repeat protein: MGAFTPGTARIREGVLYTGFIEYKEDDEPSYLRSGSLHAIAASNGAKQWSTNAVVHDIAVPDGDYLYLSSSVASSEPPDRWQRLTKVRKDTGETIEFLYEERSSDTFNGLLVVGGTLVAKQRDTLLAFSLSNNERLWSHGDVDGYAIHNGTVYLVSDGLIACDLDTGDQLWSSSTATDGPRDPDFGQPRIQDEFILIRDRDDNTVYVYDTDGTVVRDYRITDTLGGPQSSP, from the coding sequence TTGGGGGCCTTCACCCCGGGCACGGCACGAATCCGTGAGGGAGTTCTGTACACCGGATTCATTGAATACAAAGAAGACGATGAGCCCTCATATCTTCGCTCTGGATCGCTCCATGCGATAGCCGCGTCAAATGGAGCCAAGCAGTGGTCTACGAATGCCGTCGTCCACGATATCGCTGTTCCTGACGGGGATTACCTGTATCTCAGCTCGTCTGTGGCGTCAAGTGAACCACCGGATCGGTGGCAGCGACTCACAAAAGTGCGCAAAGATACCGGTGAGACGATTGAGTTCCTGTATGAAGAACGGAGCTCTGACACGTTCAATGGGCTACTAGTTGTCGGTGGGACACTGGTCGCAAAGCAGCGTGACACCCTACTCGCATTCTCGCTGTCCAACAACGAGCGGCTCTGGAGCCACGGGGACGTCGATGGGTACGCTATCCACAACGGGACTGTCTATCTCGTCTCAGATGGGCTCATAGCCTGTGACCTCGACACTGGCGATCAACTGTGGTCATCGTCGACAGCGACAGACGGCCCACGAGATCCCGACTTCGGCCAGCCTCGGATCCAAGACGAGTTCATTCTCATTCGAGATCGGGATGACAACACCGTGTACGTCTACGATACTGACGGGACTGTTGTGCGGGACTACCGTATCACCGACACCTTGGGCGGGCCCCAATCATCTCCCTGA